The Patescibacteria group bacterium genome segment TATATGGATTGCATCATGTCGCATCAGGCGGGCATTACCAATGCGGTCGGGGTCTCGGGCACGGCGTTGACTGATTCGCATATGGGCGCGTTGCGCCGGCTTACTGATACTGCTGTTTTTTCGTTTGATGTGGATGCCGCAGGCGTTGAAGCGTCGCGCAGAGCAGTAGGTCTCGCGCACAAGCATGATTTTCATGTACGCATTGTAGCAATTGAGGGTGGCAAAGATCCGGCTGATATTGTGACGCAAAGCCCCGAGCGTTGGCGCGAGTTTGTAGAGGGTTCGGTAGAAAGTATCGCTTTTTTTCTCAAACGCGCGTCAGCGGGCCTCTCACCATCCGACCCTATCGCCAAGAAAAAGATAGGTGAGGAGATTTTACCGCTGGTAGCCGATATTCCAAACGAGATAGAAAAATCGCATTGGGTCTCCGAGCTTTCTCGTGTGCTCGGCGTGCGCGAAGACGCCCTCTGGCGCGAGCTCGGTAAATACAAAGCGGGGTCAAGTGCACCGCCAGTATTTACCCAAGAAGTACGCGTAGCGCCCGAGGTAGCTCAATCACGCAAAGCCAAGCTCGAAGAACGCATAGCGGGCTACTTGTTGCTTGAGCCGCAACTTGTCGCACTCGGTGACCTACCTGAGCGTCACGAATGCGCTCTTGCGTCTACCGCAGAGATATTTTCTGCTTTGACAAAGCGCTCTTCCTCGGCTACGATTGAGGAGATTTTAGGAGAGCTTCGGGAAGATGTACGAGGTGCGGCAAACCGCTATCTCATGGAGGCGGAAATACTCTCGGGGCACTTACCTCGGCGCGACGAAGAATTTGCCAATTTATTGCACTCGTGGCGCGAGCTGTCTATCAAAGACAAACTCATGCGTCTTCGTGAAGAGATCGCCGAACTCGAACGAGTCGGTGACCTCTCCGCTTCACATGCGCGTATGGCAGAGTTTCAAACACTTACTACTCATTTAGCTACAGCGATACATCATTTAAATTATGGCGACCAAAAAAATAAAAAAGAAAAGCGTTAAACCAAAAGCAAAGCCAAAACCCAAAAAAGCGCCCGTCAAAAAAATAAAACCCAAAAAAGGCGCGAAAGGTAAGGCTCTTAAACAGGAAAAGAAAAAACTATCTGTAGAGGCGCAGATGGATGAACTTGTACTGCGCGGTAAGGCGCGCGGGTTCATCACTTACAAAGAAATCTTAAACGCGTTCCCTACTATCGAGGACAATATCATGCTCCTCGAA includes the following:
- the dnaG gene encoding DNA primase, whose translation is MSQTSEIKSRLDIVSLVSGYLKLEKSGINFKARCPFHSEKTPSFYVSPARDSWHCFGCGKGGDIFAFVMEIDGIEFPEALRLLAERTGIVLAEFHREEYSERSRLLELTEEATKFFESNLTSAADVKQYLIDRGMLPESITQFRVGFAPDSWRVTSEHLARKGYTEAEIDKAGLSVQGSRGPYDRFRSRIIFPLEDATGRVIGFGGRIFGEASKSAEAAKYINTPQTPLYDKSKYLYGLGKAKSNIHHQKRAVIVEGYMDCIMSHQAGITNAVGVSGTALTDSHMGALRRLTDTAVFSFDVDAAGVEASRRAVGLAHKHDFHVRIVAIEGGKDPADIVTQSPERWREFVEGSVESIAFFLKRASAGLSPSDPIAKKKIGEEILPLVADIPNEIEKSHWVSELSRVLGVREDALWRELGKYKAGSSAPPVFTQEVRVAPEVAQSRKAKLEERIAGYLLLEPQLVALGDLPERHECALASTAEIFSALTKRSSSATIEEILGELREDVRGAANRYLMEAEILSGHLPRRDEEFANLLHSWRELSIKDKLMRLREEIAELERVGDLSASHARMAEFQTLTTHLATAIHHLNYGDQKNKKEKR